One part of the Anaeromyxobacter sp. Fw109-5 genome encodes these proteins:
- a CDS encoding DUF1206 domain-containing protein, protein MPAVQVAARVGFLGKTVLYGVVGALALQTALGLRGGRTIDVKEALLVLDVGAAGRATTVLVGAAIAILGGWFVLDGLANPLRARAGRLQAISRVGQAIGGAGYVALGALGIRLALGEGIGPSGDQLARGFAARVLEQPTGPLAMGVIGVGAIVIGVRQARLGVTHASLETLDLERFSAGFRQRVAAVAALGFGTQGAIFALVGAFLVQAAFERQPLEATGTGGALAALARKPYGTTLLLSAAIGLLAYALYAGLEGALKRMPQREGKSRRAAAA, encoded by the coding sequence GTGCCCGCCGTGCAGGTGGCCGCGCGGGTCGGGTTCCTGGGCAAGACGGTGCTGTACGGGGTCGTCGGCGCGCTGGCCCTCCAGACCGCGCTCGGCCTCCGCGGCGGGCGCACCATCGACGTGAAGGAGGCGCTCCTGGTCCTCGACGTGGGCGCCGCGGGCCGCGCCACCACGGTGCTCGTGGGTGCGGCGATCGCGATCCTCGGGGGCTGGTTCGTCCTGGACGGGCTGGCGAACCCGCTCCGCGCGCGGGCGGGGCGGCTGCAGGCGATCTCCCGCGTCGGGCAGGCGATCGGCGGCGCCGGCTACGTCGCGCTCGGCGCGCTCGGCATCCGGCTCGCCCTGGGGGAGGGCATCGGCCCGAGCGGCGATCAGCTCGCGCGCGGCTTCGCGGCGCGGGTGCTCGAGCAGCCCACCGGACCGCTCGCCATGGGCGTGATCGGCGTCGGCGCCATCGTGATCGGCGTGCGTCAGGCGCGCCTCGGGGTGACGCACGCCTCCCTCGAAACCCTCGACCTCGAGCGGTTCTCCGCGGGCTTCCGCCAGCGCGTCGCCGCGGTGGCCGCGCTGGGCTTCGGCACCCAGGGCGCGATCTTCGCGCTGGTGGGGGCGTTCCTCGTCCAGGCCGCGTTCGAGCGGCAGCCGCTGGAGGCGACCGGAACGGGAGGCGCGCTCGCGGCGCTGGCCCGGAAGCCGTACGGCACGACGCTCCTCCTCTCCGCGGCGATCGGCCTGCTCGCCTACGCGCTGTACGCGGGCCTCGAGGGGGCGCTCAAGCGCATGCCGCAGCGCGAGGGGAAGTCCAGGCGGGCGGCCGCCGCCTGA
- a CDS encoding bifunctional alpha,alpha-trehalose-phosphate synthase (UDP-forming)/trehalose-phosphatase, which yields MPRLLIVSNRLPVTVKAEGGAPSVTPSTGGLATGMSGPHERLGGLWIGWPGELGGVSGVGRAELERRLAELRLAAVPLSAEEIARYYEGYSNAVLWPLFHYSAARLPQEVRDFDVYEAVNARFADAVAERYEPGDLVWVHDYQLMLVPELLRERIPDARIGFFLHIPFPSSEIFRILPQRERILEGLLGADLVGFHTATYVRHFASSVLRLLGAWTEVDRIAWRHREVRLGVFPMGVDAAQLGKLAETPEVRAVAHAHRVPGEQLLVGVDRLDYSKGIPRRLLAFEALLRTHPELRERVRLVQVAVPSRENVEAYREYRDEVDALVGRLHGEFATPAWSPIHYLYRGLSQAEIVALYRAADAVLVTPLRDGMNLVAKEFVASRPDGDGVLVLSEFAGAAAELAEALVVNPYDVQRTAATLHRALTMAEEERRTRMSILRGRVLGYDVHGWARAFIGRLEQIRRQPEEPGPTPPQTLRAAVERARAAQRLALLLDYDGTLVPFAPTPELAGPDPRLLDLLRRLAARPRTQVDVVSGRSRGTLERWLGALPIGLHAEHGFWSRAPGGLWVGAEVPVAGWREPVLAILREFAERTPGSVVEEKTAGVAWHYRSADPEYGAAQAKELTLHLQTLLSNVPVEILPGAMVIEVRPHGIHKGRVVATALARAGEGVLAVALGDDRTDEDLFAALPTGSIAVHVGSAWSRAPLRIPDVRAARAFLEEIADAR from the coding sequence ATGCCCCGGCTCCTCATCGTCTCGAATCGCCTGCCCGTGACCGTCAAGGCCGAGGGCGGTGCACCGTCCGTCACCCCGAGCACGGGCGGCCTCGCGACCGGCATGAGCGGGCCGCACGAGCGGCTCGGAGGTCTCTGGATCGGCTGGCCCGGGGAGCTCGGGGGGGTGTCCGGCGTCGGGCGGGCGGAGCTCGAGCGGAGGCTGGCCGAGCTCCGGCTCGCGGCGGTGCCGCTCTCCGCGGAGGAGATCGCGCGCTACTACGAGGGCTACTCGAACGCCGTCCTGTGGCCGCTCTTCCACTACTCCGCCGCGCGCCTCCCGCAGGAGGTGCGGGACTTCGACGTCTACGAGGCGGTGAACGCGCGCTTCGCGGACGCCGTCGCCGAGCGGTACGAGCCGGGCGACCTCGTCTGGGTCCACGACTACCAGCTCATGCTCGTGCCGGAGCTGCTGCGCGAGCGGATCCCCGACGCGCGCATCGGCTTCTTCCTCCACATCCCGTTCCCGTCCTCGGAGATCTTCCGCATCCTCCCGCAGCGCGAGCGGATCCTCGAGGGCCTGCTCGGCGCCGACCTCGTGGGCTTCCACACCGCCACGTACGTGCGCCACTTCGCGTCCTCGGTGCTCCGGCTGCTGGGCGCCTGGACCGAGGTGGACCGGATCGCCTGGCGCCACCGGGAGGTGCGGCTCGGGGTGTTCCCCATGGGCGTGGACGCGGCGCAGCTCGGCAAGCTCGCCGAGACGCCCGAGGTCCGCGCCGTGGCGCACGCGCACCGGGTCCCCGGCGAGCAGCTCCTCGTGGGCGTGGACCGGCTCGACTACTCGAAGGGCATTCCCCGGCGCCTGCTGGCGTTCGAGGCGCTGCTGCGCACGCACCCGGAGCTGCGGGAGCGCGTGCGGCTCGTGCAGGTCGCGGTCCCCTCTCGCGAGAACGTCGAGGCGTACCGCGAGTACCGCGACGAGGTGGACGCGCTCGTGGGCCGCCTCCACGGGGAGTTCGCGACGCCCGCGTGGTCGCCGATCCACTACCTGTACCGCGGCCTGTCGCAGGCGGAGATCGTGGCCCTCTACCGCGCCGCGGACGCGGTGCTCGTCACCCCGCTCCGCGACGGCATGAACCTCGTCGCGAAGGAGTTCGTCGCCTCCCGTCCGGACGGCGACGGCGTCCTCGTGCTCTCGGAGTTCGCCGGCGCGGCCGCGGAGCTCGCCGAGGCGCTCGTGGTGAACCCCTACGACGTGCAGCGGACGGCGGCGACGCTGCACCGCGCCCTCACGATGGCGGAGGAGGAGCGCCGGACGCGCATGTCCATCCTGCGCGGGCGGGTGCTCGGCTACGACGTGCACGGATGGGCGCGGGCCTTCATCGGGCGGCTCGAGCAGATCCGCCGGCAGCCGGAGGAGCCCGGCCCGACGCCGCCGCAGACGCTGCGCGCGGCGGTCGAGCGCGCCCGGGCGGCCCAGCGGCTCGCGCTGCTGCTCGACTACGACGGCACCCTCGTGCCGTTCGCGCCGACGCCCGAGCTCGCGGGGCCGGATCCCAGGCTGCTCGACCTCCTGCGGCGGCTGGCCGCGCGCCCGCGGACGCAGGTGGACGTGGTGAGCGGCCGCTCGCGCGGGACCCTGGAGCGGTGGCTCGGAGCGCTCCCGATCGGCCTCCACGCGGAGCACGGCTTCTGGTCGCGCGCGCCGGGCGGGCTCTGGGTCGGCGCCGAGGTGCCGGTCGCCGGCTGGCGCGAGCCGGTGCTCGCCATCCTGCGCGAGTTCGCCGAGCGCACGCCCGGCTCGGTCGTCGAGGAGAAGACCGCGGGCGTCGCCTGGCACTACCGCAGCGCCGACCCCGAGTACGGCGCCGCGCAGGCGAAGGAGCTCACGCTCCACCTGCAGACGCTCCTCTCCAACGTGCCGGTCGAGATCCTCCCCGGCGCGATGGTGATCGAGGTCCGGCCGCACGGGATCCACAAGGGGCGCGTGGTCGCCACGGCGCTCGCCCGCGCCGGTGAGGGCGTGCTCGCCGTCGCCCTGGGAGACGATCGAACGGACGAGGATCTCTTCGCGGCGCTGCCGACGGGGAGCATCGCCGTCCACGTCGGCTCCGCGTGGAGCCGCGCGCCGCTGCGGATCCCCGACGTGCGGGCGGCGCGGGCGTTCCTCGAGGAGATCGCGGACGCCAGGTGA
- a CDS encoding Hsp70 family protein: MAGEARYLVGVDLGTVNSALAAVDLAREGDLAAAVEHFPIAQLVAPGEVRERRLLPSCAYLPGPELAADAMRLPWGDRPVVVGELAREQGARVPGRLVTSAKSWLANARADRTAPLLPWGAPDGVPRLSPVQASAAYLAHLREAWDHRHPGAPLAEQELVLAVPASFDEVARELTLAAAREAGLGRVTLIEEPSAAFHDWASRHRAALAAAGAGEIAEDVRPIARGGMVLVVDVGGGTTDLTLVRVELREGRPAFTRLAVGDHLLLGGDNVDLALARAVEARLGERLDASRFASLVLACRLAKERLMEEGGPARLPVAVVGRGSRLVASALSAEVTREEVRQVFLDGFLPATAADERPRRAPRTAGLAELGLPYEPDPAIPRHVAAFLATHASEAGARGGLARPDAILVNGGVFTPREVRDRLAGIVSSWFPQAPPVPVLASPALDLAVARGAAYAALVRRGIGFRIGGGSPRAFYVGIAAPEGARALCVVPRHLEEGTRVSVPRPFALALGRPVRFPLFASARARVERPGDVVEVSDDLVPLPPVEAVLRAEGAPAGEVPVRLEAALTEIGTLELWCAATDREARWKLEFSLRGRQADGERRADGAREGRGEVGQAPRKLEEARAQVELFYGRKAPVERKEVKGLLRALEKLLGPREGWSTPLVRELWAALHAGRARRRRSADHERVWLQLTGYCLRPGFGAPLDAWRAAETWAVFGEGLQYQADPRAWAAWWVMWRRIAGGLDPAAQGRLFESLAPFLRPRDPRKPPPRVPGVKPEAVDEMVRLAGALERVEPARKVEAGAWLLARLADEGPAPHLLWSLGRLGARVPFHASAHLAVPAATAEDWIARLLALPVSRRELVFPLAQLARRSGDRVRDVADDVRARVISALAEGGAPAETVRAVREVAEASAEEEQRIFGESLPAGLRLVEEEPAA; the protein is encoded by the coding sequence ATGGCGGGGGAGGCGCGCTACCTCGTCGGCGTCGATCTGGGCACGGTGAACTCCGCGCTCGCCGCGGTGGATCTCGCGCGCGAGGGCGATCTCGCCGCCGCGGTCGAGCACTTCCCCATCGCGCAGCTCGTGGCGCCCGGCGAGGTGCGCGAGCGCCGCCTGCTCCCGTCCTGCGCGTACCTGCCCGGCCCGGAGCTCGCCGCGGACGCCATGCGGCTCCCCTGGGGCGACCGGCCCGTGGTGGTCGGGGAGCTCGCGCGCGAGCAGGGGGCGCGCGTCCCCGGCAGGCTCGTGACGTCGGCGAAGAGCTGGCTCGCGAACGCGCGCGCCGATCGGACCGCGCCGCTCCTGCCGTGGGGCGCGCCCGACGGCGTGCCGCGCCTCTCGCCGGTGCAGGCCTCGGCGGCCTACCTCGCGCACCTGCGCGAGGCGTGGGACCACCGCCACCCCGGCGCGCCGCTCGCGGAGCAGGAGCTGGTGCTCGCGGTGCCGGCCTCCTTCGACGAGGTCGCGCGCGAGCTCACCCTCGCCGCCGCGCGCGAGGCGGGGCTCGGGCGGGTGACGCTCATCGAGGAGCCCTCGGCGGCGTTCCACGACTGGGCGAGCCGGCACCGGGCCGCGCTCGCCGCGGCGGGCGCGGGCGAGATCGCCGAGGACGTCCGGCCCATCGCGCGGGGCGGGATGGTCCTCGTCGTGGACGTGGGCGGCGGCACCACCGACCTCACCCTCGTGCGCGTCGAGCTGCGCGAGGGACGGCCGGCCTTCACGCGGCTCGCGGTGGGCGACCACCTCCTGCTCGGCGGCGACAACGTCGATCTGGCCCTGGCCCGGGCGGTCGAGGCCCGCCTCGGTGAGCGGCTCGACGCGAGCCGGTTCGCGTCGCTCGTGCTCGCCTGCCGCCTCGCGAAGGAGCGGCTCATGGAGGAGGGCGGGCCGGCGCGGCTCCCGGTGGCGGTGGTAGGGCGGGGGAGCCGGCTCGTCGCGAGCGCGCTCTCGGCGGAGGTGACGCGCGAGGAGGTGCGGCAGGTCTTCCTCGACGGCTTCCTGCCGGCGACGGCGGCGGACGAGCGGCCGCGGCGCGCCCCGCGCACGGCGGGCCTCGCCGAGCTCGGCCTGCCCTACGAGCCCGATCCCGCCATCCCCCGGCACGTCGCCGCGTTCCTGGCCACTCACGCCTCCGAGGCGGGCGCGCGGGGCGGCCTCGCGCGGCCGGACGCGATCCTCGTGAACGGCGGGGTGTTCACGCCGCGCGAGGTGCGGGACCGGCTCGCCGGGATCGTCTCGTCGTGGTTCCCGCAGGCGCCGCCCGTGCCGGTGCTGGCGAGCCCCGCGCTGGACCTCGCCGTGGCGCGCGGCGCTGCGTACGCGGCCCTCGTCCGGCGCGGCATCGGGTTCCGGATCGGCGGCGGCAGCCCGCGCGCGTTCTACGTGGGGATCGCCGCGCCCGAGGGAGCGCGCGCGCTCTGCGTCGTGCCGCGCCACCTCGAGGAGGGGACGCGCGTCTCCGTCCCGCGCCCGTTCGCGCTCGCCCTCGGGCGGCCGGTGCGCTTCCCGCTGTTCGCCTCGGCGCGGGCGCGCGTCGAGCGGCCCGGGGACGTGGTGGAGGTGAGCGACGACCTCGTGCCGCTCCCACCGGTCGAGGCGGTGCTCCGCGCCGAGGGCGCGCCGGCGGGCGAGGTGCCGGTGCGGCTCGAGGCGGCCCTCACCGAGATCGGAACGCTCGAGCTCTGGTGCGCGGCCACCGACCGCGAGGCGCGCTGGAAGCTCGAGTTCTCGCTGCGGGGCCGGCAGGCCGATGGGGAGCGGCGCGCCGACGGCGCGCGGGAGGGACGCGGGGAGGTGGGCCAGGCGCCCCGGAAGCTCGAGGAGGCGCGGGCGCAGGTCGAGCTCTTCTACGGAAGGAAGGCGCCGGTCGAGCGGAAGGAGGTGAAGGGGCTGCTCCGCGCCCTGGAGAAGCTGCTGGGGCCGCGCGAGGGCTGGTCCACCCCGCTCGTGCGCGAGCTGTGGGCGGCGCTGCACGCCGGGCGCGCGCGGAGGCGGCGGAGCGCCGACCACGAGCGGGTCTGGCTCCAGCTCACCGGCTACTGCCTGCGCCCCGGGTTCGGCGCCCCGCTCGACGCGTGGCGCGCGGCCGAGACCTGGGCGGTCTTCGGCGAGGGGCTCCAGTACCAGGCCGACCCGCGCGCCTGGGCGGCGTGGTGGGTGATGTGGCGCCGCATCGCCGGCGGCCTCGATCCCGCCGCGCAGGGGAGGCTCTTCGAGTCCCTCGCGCCGTTCCTCCGCCCGCGCGATCCGCGCAAGCCGCCGCCCAGGGTGCCCGGCGTGAAGCCGGAGGCGGTCGACGAGATGGTCCGCCTCGCGGGCGCGCTCGAGCGCGTCGAGCCGGCCCGCAAGGTCGAGGCGGGAGCGTGGCTCCTCGCGCGGCTCGCGGACGAGGGGCCCGCCCCGCACCTCCTGTGGTCCCTCGGCCGGCTGGGCGCCCGCGTGCCGTTCCACGCGAGCGCGCACCTCGCGGTGCCCGCCGCGACCGCGGAGGACTGGATCGCGCGGCTCCTCGCGCTGCCGGTCTCGCGGCGAGAGCTGGTCTTCCCGCTCGCCCAGCTCGCCCGCCGCAGCGGCGACCGCGTGCGAGACGTGGCGGACGACGTCCGCGCGCGGGTGATCTCCGCGCTCGCGGAGGGCGGCGCCCCCGCGGAGACGGTGCGCGCCGTGCGGGAGGTGGCCGAGGCGAGCGCGGAGGAGGAGCAGCGCATCTTCGGCGAGAGCCTGCCGGCGGGGCTGCGGCTCGTCGAGGAGGAGCCCGCCGCATAG
- a CDS encoding Hsp70 family protein, which produces MTLAVGIDLGTTHTALAHRPIEGDGAVEVFEIPQLVRPGDVRGRALLPSFLYLPHPQELSADDARLPWTAEPPSQLVGELARNLGAQTPIRLVSSAKSWLSHAGVDRRAATLPAGAPPEVPRVSPLDASARYLAHLRDAWDHAMAQGDPARALAAQRVTLTVPASFDAVARELTVEAARQAGLSEVVLLEEPQAALYAWVDAMGDRWRREVRPGDLVLVVDIGGGTTDFSLIAVVDRGGDLGLERVAVGDHILLGGDNMDLALAHALSEKLAREGRKLDRWQLLALTHGARQAKEALFADPSLASAAVAIPGRGSSLVGGALRSELTREELVGVLVDGFFPRVDVGAHPLAARRAGLTTLGLPYASDPAVTRHLSAFLTRHRAGLAGAAAPVPLAGEAFLHPTAILFNGGVTKAEPLVARLLEVVGGWLATEGAPPPRVLPAADPDLAVAKGAATYGRVRAGHGIRIRGGTARAYYVGVEAAMPAVPGLPPPIRAVCLAPMGMEEGTTVDLPGEEMGLVVGEPVQFRLFGTTSRREDRPGDAVEDETELDEGPPVEATLPPDGRAPGEVVPVRLRAHVTEIGTLELECVDRGGKAWRLEWNLRQPPAGAAAPEAEAGAPA; this is translated from the coding sequence GTGACCCTTGCGGTCGGCATCGACCTCGGCACGACCCACACCGCGCTCGCGCACCGACCGATCGAGGGCGACGGCGCCGTCGAGGTGTTCGAGATCCCGCAGCTCGTCCGGCCGGGTGACGTGCGCGGGCGCGCGCTGCTGCCGTCCTTCCTCTACCTGCCGCACCCGCAGGAGCTGTCGGCCGACGACGCCCGGCTGCCCTGGACGGCGGAGCCTCCCTCCCAGCTCGTCGGCGAGCTCGCGCGCAACCTGGGCGCGCAGACGCCGATCCGCCTCGTCTCGTCGGCGAAGAGCTGGCTCTCGCACGCCGGGGTGGATCGGCGCGCCGCGACCCTGCCGGCGGGCGCCCCTCCGGAGGTGCCGCGGGTGTCCCCCCTCGACGCCTCGGCGCGCTACCTCGCCCACCTGCGCGACGCGTGGGACCACGCGATGGCGCAGGGAGACCCGGCGCGCGCCCTCGCGGCGCAGCGCGTGACGCTCACGGTGCCCGCCTCCTTCGACGCGGTCGCGCGCGAGCTCACGGTGGAGGCGGCGCGCCAGGCGGGCCTGAGCGAGGTGGTGCTCCTCGAGGAGCCGCAGGCGGCGCTCTACGCCTGGGTCGACGCGATGGGCGACCGCTGGCGGAGGGAGGTGCGCCCGGGCGATCTCGTGCTCGTCGTGGACATCGGCGGAGGCACGACCGACTTCAGCCTCATCGCGGTCGTCGACCGCGGCGGCGATCTCGGGCTCGAGCGCGTGGCCGTCGGCGACCACATCCTGCTCGGCGGCGACAACATGGACCTCGCCCTCGCGCACGCGCTCTCGGAGAAGCTGGCGCGCGAGGGGCGGAAGCTCGATCGCTGGCAGCTCCTCGCGCTGACGCACGGCGCCCGCCAGGCGAAGGAGGCGCTCTTCGCCGATCCATCGCTCGCCTCGGCGGCCGTGGCGATCCCCGGGCGCGGCTCGTCGCTCGTGGGCGGGGCCCTCCGGAGCGAGCTCACGCGCGAGGAGCTCGTGGGCGTCCTCGTGGACGGCTTCTTCCCGCGCGTGGACGTCGGAGCGCACCCGCTCGCGGCGAGGCGCGCGGGCCTCACCACCCTGGGGCTGCCCTACGCGTCGGATCCGGCCGTGACCCGCCACCTGTCGGCGTTCCTCACGCGGCACCGGGCCGGGCTCGCCGGCGCCGCCGCCCCGGTTCCCCTCGCGGGCGAGGCGTTCCTGCACCCGACCGCCATCCTCTTCAACGGCGGGGTGACGAAGGCGGAGCCGCTCGTCGCGCGGCTCCTCGAGGTGGTCGGCGGCTGGCTCGCGACGGAGGGCGCGCCGCCGCCGCGCGTCCTGCCCGCGGCCGATCCGGATCTCGCCGTCGCGAAGGGCGCGGCCACGTACGGCCGCGTGCGCGCCGGCCACGGCATCCGCATCCGCGGCGGCACGGCGCGCGCCTACTACGTCGGGGTCGAGGCGGCGATGCCCGCGGTCCCCGGGCTGCCGCCGCCCATCCGCGCGGTCTGCCTCGCGCCGATGGGCATGGAGGAGGGGACGACCGTCGACCTGCCCGGAGAGGAGATGGGGCTCGTCGTGGGCGAGCCGGTCCAGTTCCGGCTGTTCGGGACCACGAGCCGGCGCGAGGACCGCCCGGGCGACGCGGTCGAGGACGAGACCGAGCTCGACGAGGGGCCGCCGGTGGAGGCCACGCTGCCCCCCGACGGCCGCGCGCCGGGCGAGGTCGTGCCGGTGAGGCTCCGTGCCCACGTGACGGAGATCGGGACCCTGGAGCTCGAGTGCGTCGACCGGGGCGGCAAGGCCTGGCGGCTGGAGTGGAACCTGCGTCAGCCACCCGCGGGAGCCGCCGCGCCGGAGGCGGAGGCGGGCGCGCCGGCATAG
- a CDS encoding DUF2760 domain-containing protein → MQGPDISPIQRLVLAFYAFFAILFRADVAAAVYRVREARRAGALLPEPAPAPGPSARMAEPPAAPAPAPAPSAKPAAAPAGPQPPAATVHEPATGGPAQVKGPAATRPAELAKPAEAAKPAELAKPAELAKPAEAARPAEVAKPAEVVKPVEAPKPVEPVKPDPRAALQLLAVLQREGRLVDFIEEDLAGFPDSAIGAAARTVHAGCKRAIEEYFRLEPVLREPEGARVTVATGFDPTAIRLTGNVVGKPPFQGALRHHGWRAREVRLPPAKDGGDQTLVAPAEVEL, encoded by the coding sequence GTGCAGGGTCCCGACATCTCGCCCATCCAGCGCCTCGTCCTCGCCTTCTACGCCTTCTTCGCGATCCTCTTCCGAGCCGACGTCGCGGCCGCCGTCTATCGCGTGCGCGAGGCGCGCCGCGCAGGCGCCCTGCTGCCGGAGCCCGCTCCGGCGCCCGGTCCCTCCGCGCGGATGGCCGAGCCTCCCGCCGCGCCCGCTCCGGCCCCCGCACCCTCCGCGAAGCCGGCCGCGGCCCCCGCCGGCCCGCAGCCTCCGGCGGCGACCGTGCACGAACCCGCGACGGGTGGACCGGCGCAGGTGAAGGGGCCGGCCGCGACCAGGCCCGCCGAGCTCGCGAAGCCTGCGGAGGCCGCGAAGCCTGCGGAGCTCGCGAAGCCTGCGGAGCTCGCGAAGCCTGCGGAGGCCGCGAGGCCTGCGGAGGTCGCGAAGCCGGCGGAGGTCGTCAAGCCGGTGGAGGCGCCGAAGCCGGTCGAGCCCGTGAAGCCCGATCCTCGCGCCGCGCTCCAGCTCCTCGCAGTGCTCCAGCGGGAGGGCCGGCTCGTGGACTTCATCGAGGAGGACCTCGCCGGGTTCCCTGACTCGGCCATCGGCGCCGCCGCACGCACCGTTCACGCAGGGTGCAAGCGTGCCATCGAGGAGTACTTCCGCCTGGAGCCGGTGCTCCGCGAGCCGGAGGGCGCGCGCGTCACCGTCGCCACCGGCTTCGATCCGACCGCCATCCGCCTCACCGGCAACGTCGTGGGCAAGCCGCCGTTCCAGGGGGCGCTCCGCCACCACGGCTGGCGCGCGCGCGAGGTGCGCCTGCCGCCCGCGAAGGACGGCGGGGACCAGACGCTGGTCGCCCCCGCCGAGGTCGAGCTGTGA
- a CDS encoding DUF72 domain-containing protein, with amino-acid sequence MRVLTGTSGWSYPAWKGRFYPRDLPASRFLAYYAARLAAVEVNATFYRMPLARTLALWGAQAPEGFVFALKASRRITHEKRLEAVGEDVARFFGAAAALGPALGPVLFQLPPTAKRDVARLRALVEVIPPGVRAAFEFRHESWLAEDVLQTLADAGAALCAADTDEAATPLEPTAPFGYLRLRRSEYGAEDLARWAGRILAQRWGEAFVFFRHEEAARGPEYALRMAALVAPAEPFPAAQGP; translated from the coding sequence GTGCGCGTGCTCACGGGGACGAGCGGGTGGAGCTACCCGGCCTGGAAGGGCCGCTTCTACCCCCGCGACCTGCCCGCGTCCCGGTTCCTCGCGTACTACGCCGCGCGGCTCGCCGCCGTCGAGGTGAACGCCACCTTCTATCGCATGCCGCTCGCGCGGACGCTCGCGCTCTGGGGAGCGCAGGCGCCCGAGGGCTTCGTCTTCGCGCTCAAGGCCTCGAGGCGGATCACGCACGAGAAGCGGCTCGAGGCGGTCGGCGAGGACGTGGCGCGCTTCTTCGGCGCGGCCGCCGCCCTCGGACCCGCGCTCGGACCGGTGCTCTTCCAGCTCCCGCCCACCGCGAAGCGCGACGTCGCGCGGCTCCGGGCGCTCGTCGAGGTGATCCCTCCCGGCGTCCGGGCGGCGTTCGAGTTCCGCCACGAGAGCTGGCTCGCCGAGGACGTCCTGCAGACCCTCGCCGACGCCGGCGCCGCGCTGTGCGCCGCGGACACGGACGAGGCGGCGACCCCGCTCGAGCCGACGGCGCCGTTCGGCTACCTGCGCCTGCGCCGCTCGGAGTACGGCGCCGAGGACCTCGCCCGCTGGGCGGGGCGCATCCTCGCGCAGCGGTGGGGGGAGGCCTTCGTGTTCTTCAGGCACGAGGAGGCCGCGCGCGGACCCGAGTACGCCCTCCGCATGGCGGCGCTCGTCGCCCCCGCCGAGCCGTTCCCGGCGGCGCAGGGGCCGTGA